In Drosophila busckii strain San Diego stock center, stock number 13000-0081.31 chromosome 3R, ASM1175060v1, whole genome shotgun sequence, the sequence tacaCTAATAATTTAGTCATAGTACCAGTCGAGAAATAGCAATGAGAATGACATGACCAGCAAGAAGAACAAGGAATAGACCCGTAATCCTGCATTTCTTTGTGTCGCCTGACGTATTTGCTCGTTAGCATCCTTAACATTCTCGGTAGTGCCCACAACAGCACTAACAATGCGCTCGATATTATGCTGCTGCATAGCCAccttaagaaaaaaaataaaaagatttattaattcatatataactttttttaaactttggtAAATCTCACCTTCTCTGTAAATATATCCTGCAATTGCGCTATGTCCACCACATTCTTTCCTATTTGTTCAACTTCCTCGGAGACGCCCTGCagcatattgtatatatgcCCGTTTTCAGCTTCAAAGAGCTGCATATCCTCGGCGCTTAGTGTGTTCTCTTCCTGCTGCATGGCAGTCTTTTGGATGTCCTCATCGAGCGCCACTTTTGCCGACGAATCGgaattgtttaacatttttgctttcGGTTTACGCTTGTGCCTTTGCACTGTCCTGTGATCTGCTGTTATGCTAGTGCGTTTATGGGACTGGTCTTcgctctgctgttgctgttgctgctgttcatcaTCCCATCCCTCCCAGCTGTCATTCCAATCATTTTCATCAGCCTCATCTTTTGCTGCTGACGTTGACTCTTCTTCACTAATAGCGCTACCATTACTTAGCTGACGCTTGGCTAatttgccgctgctggcaCCTGCGGGACGCACTGGTATCTTTTTCTTGTCAGCCGCCAGCTTAAGCAATCTGTAAGTCTCCAGTTCGTGTTGTACGCGATATTTCTTTTGATCTAGGTAAATTTGCTCGACGCTGTGCAAATAACTGACCAACAAGTCAAGCACCGCCTCAATATGCTGACGCTCCTGTGTCTTCCGCTTTGAGCTCTTCCAGTCACTGCGCATATTGGCCAAATGCTGTGTATAGAACGTCACGAATTTCTCTGACTCGCGATCAATTAGATCGCGCTGTGC encodes:
- the LOC108603499 gene encoding syntaxin-18 — its product is MDITQQFKASVMTVRLQRKAELTAAKTNKTQEKQHKQRQSTAGATQSEDDFGKEAKNVCNKITTLRNVLIENRTAYMRIGQHLKSATHMTDAQRDLIDRESEKFVTFYTQHLANMRSDWKSSKRKTQERQHIEAVLDLLVSYLHSVEQIYLDQKKYRVQHELETYRLLKLAADKKKIPVRPAGASSGKLAKRQLSNGSAISEEESTSAAKDEADENDWNDSWEGWDDEQQQQQQQSEDQSHKRTSITADHRTVQRHKRKPKAKMLNNSDSSAKVALDEDIQKTAMQQEENTLSAEDMQLFEAENGHIYNMLQGVSEEVEQIGKNVVDIAQLQDIFTEKVAMQQHNIERIVSAVVGTTENVKDANEQIRQATQRNAGLRVYSLFFLLVMSFSLLFLDWYYD